The Nicotiana tabacum cultivar K326 chromosome 14, ASM71507v2, whole genome shotgun sequence genome contains a region encoding:
- the LOC142168799 gene encoding F-box/kelch-repeat protein At3g23880-like, which yields MESYDILFSVFTRLPLKSLLRFQSVSKSWNTIISDQPKVSNPKKLLLVQIDDSMFEFRDLESPQIVRGKQQFPLKIFRNPTALCSYNSLVLMKTHIDYKEYALWNPYTNECQTIACPYLNGMTPHGCGLCYDPSDDDYKVILIFKSFYAVYYVKRNYWRKKTISFSEEVRDLDAKSCECCSGISVDGYVFWGFNVNKISQLVYSYYYRIIYVDLKSDELKVLPQPNFTRDRYRQELFRLTSLEGRVGLYGGNNRSKELDVWIMEQDEWKLLIKINCNNFSGYYIENIVLLGYTRNGDILFHARWEVERIFIYDPKRRRFVKSIQISNDSKRYIIPICLESSYFPKSNAMHAQEKEGNFIKLE from the coding sequence ATGGAATCCTATGATATTCTATTTTCCGTCTTTACTAGGCTTCCACTTAAATCTTTGTTACGTTTTCAATCTGTTTCTAAGTCATGGAATACTATAATATCCGATCAACCTAAAGTGTCGAATCCTAAAAAACTCTTATTGGTACAAATTGATGATAGTATGTTCGAGTTTCGAGACTTGGAAAGTCCCCAAATTGTAAGGGGAAAACAACAATTTCCTCTAAAGATATTTCGAAATCCTACAGCCTTGTGCTCATATAATAGTTTGGTACTAATGAAAACACATATAGATTATAAGGAATATGCTTTGTGGAATCCTTATACCAATGAATGCCAAACCATTGCATGTCCATATTTGAATGGGATGACTCCACATGGTTGCGGATTGTGTTATGATCCTAGTGACGATGACTATAAGGTTATATTAATCTTTAAATCTTTTTATGCTGTCTATTATGTAAAGAGGAATTATTGGAGGAAGAAAACAATTAGTTTCTCCGAAGAAGTACGAGACCTTGATGCAAAGTCATGTGAGTGTTGTTCGGGGATTAGCGTTGACGGTTATGTATTTTGGGGTTTCAACGTTAATAAAATTAGCCAATTAGTATATAGTTATTATTATAGGATTATATACGTTGACTTGAAGTCAGATGAATTGAAGGTGCTTCCGCAACCAAATTTTACACGTGATCGATATCGTCAGGAATTGTTTCGTTTGACTTCTTTGGAAGGTCGTGTTGGTTTATATGGTGGCAACAACCGTAGCAAAGAATTGGATGTTTGGATCATGGAACAAGATGAATGGAAAttgttaattaaaattaattgcaACAACTTTAGCGGGTACTATATAGAGAATATTGTACTTTTGGGCTACACAAGAAATGGTGATATTCTCTTTCATGCAAGATGGGAGGTCGAACGTATTTTCATCTATGATCCTAAACGACGTCGATTTGTTAAGTCGATTCAAATATCCAATGATTCGAAACGTTACATAATTCCAATATGTTTGGAGAGTTCGTATTTTCCGAAATCCAATGCCATGCATGCACAAGAGAAAGAAGGAAATTTTATCAAATTGGAGTAA
- the LOC107763212 gene encoding ER lumen protein-retaining receptor, producing the protein MNIFRLAGDMTHLASVLVLLLKIHTIKSCAGISLKTQELYALVFVTRYLDIFTDFISLYNTTMKLVFLGSSLSIVWYMRHHKIVRRSYDKDQDTFRHIFLVLPCLVLALVIHEKFTFKEVMWTFSIFLEAVAILPQLVLLQRTRNIDNLTGQYILLLGAYRSLYILNWVYRYFTEPHFVHWITWIAGLVQTALYADFFYYYFQSWKNNTKLELPA; encoded by the exons ATGAATATATTCAGGCTTGCTGGGGACATGACCCATTTGGCTAGTGTTCTTGTTTTGCTCCTCAAGATCCATACTATTAAATCTTGTGctg GTATTTCTCTGAAGACTCAAGAGCTATATGCTCTCGTCTTTGTTACTCGCTACTTGGACATATTTACAGACTTTATTTCACTATACAATACTACAATGAAGTTGGTTTTCTTGGGAAGCTCTTTATCAATTGTGTGGTACATGAGGCATCACAAAATTGTCCGCAGATCTTATGACAAAGACCAGGATACGTTTCGTCACATTTTCCTTGTGCTTCCTTGCCTGGTATTGGCTCTTGTTATACATGAGAAGTTTACCTTCAAAGAG GTAATGTGGACCTTTTCAATATTCTTGGAAGCTGTTGCCATCCTTCCTCAGCTGGTCTTGTTGCAAAGAACGAGAAATATAGACAACTTGACTGGACAATACATTTTACTCTTGGG TGCGTATCGGTCACTTTACATCTTGAACTGGGTATATCGCTACTTCACAGAACCACACTTTGTACATTGGATAA CTTGGATTGCAGGCCTCGTGCAGACAGCGCTTTACGCTGATTTCTTCTATTACTACTTCCAAAG CTGGAAGAATAACACCAAACTCGAACTTCCTGCCTGA